A single Brucella intermedia LMG 3301 DNA region contains:
- the murI gene encoding glutamate racemase, whose amino-acid sequence MKNALAVSFSAVPSADAERPILVFDSGIGGLTVLREARVLMPDRRFVYVADDAGFPYGGWEEDALRARIVQLFGKLIADYDPEIAVIACNTASTLVLDDLRNAYPAVPFVGTVPAIKPAAERTSSGLVSVLATPGTVRRAYTRDLIQSFASQCHVRLVGADQLAAVAEAHIRGEKIDEALVVAQIAPCFIEQDGNRTDIVVLACTHYPFLANVFRRLAPWPVDWLDPAEAIARRTVSLLKPRRAVEELHHHNDLAVVTSQNPDYAIRRLMQGFGLHFA is encoded by the coding sequence ATGAAAAACGCACTCGCTGTGAGCTTCTCTGCCGTGCCTTCCGCCGACGCCGAAAGACCGATTCTGGTTTTCGACAGCGGCATCGGAGGGCTGACGGTCTTGCGGGAAGCGCGGGTGCTGATGCCGGATCGCCGTTTCGTCTATGTCGCGGACGATGCCGGATTTCCCTATGGCGGATGGGAAGAGGATGCGTTGAGGGCGAGAATAGTCCAACTGTTCGGCAAGCTCATTGCCGACTATGATCCTGAAATTGCGGTGATCGCCTGCAATACCGCCTCCACGCTGGTGTTGGACGACTTACGGAACGCCTATCCTGCGGTGCCATTCGTGGGAACCGTACCGGCGATCAAGCCCGCGGCCGAAAGAACCTCATCGGGCCTTGTTTCCGTGCTGGCCACCCCCGGCACCGTCAGGCGGGCCTATACGCGCGATCTCATTCAATCCTTTGCGTCCCAGTGCCATGTTCGTCTCGTCGGTGCTGACCAGCTTGCGGCAGTAGCGGAAGCTCATATTCGTGGCGAGAAGATCGACGAAGCGCTGGTCGTGGCACAGATTGCCCCCTGTTTCATTGAACAGGATGGCAACCGGACCGACATTGTTGTTCTGGCCTGTACGCATTATCCGTTCCTTGCCAATGTGTTTCGGCGCCTGGCGCCATGGCCGGTCGATTGGCTCGATCCGGCCGAAGCGATTGCCCGGCGTACCGTTTCTTTGCTGAAACCGCGTCGAGCCGTTGAGGAACTGCATCATCACAACGATCTGGCGGTGGTGACCTCGCAGAATCCGGATTACGCCATTCGCAGGCTCATGCAGGGCTTCGGTCTGCATTTCGCCTGA
- a CDS encoding RNA methyltransferase, whose translation MAGTDKQRPILAEGPAIVLVEPQLPENIGMVARAMANFGLAELRLVNPREEFPSEKARAAASKADHVIDNAVVYDDLPSAIADLNFVYATTARERDGFKQVRSAVEAGGELRRRFRTGEKTGILFGRERFGLSNEEVGLADELVTFPVNPAFASLNIAQAVLLMSYEWMKSGLENETETVFRGPELELAPKQELQGLFNHLEEALDVRGYFRPEARKEIMVNNLRAVLTRAGFASAELKLLRGVITSLDVFSPKKPRGSGAPDGRARKPATEAPATKDKDE comes from the coding sequence ATGGCAGGAACAGATAAACAGCGCCCCATACTCGCGGAAGGACCAGCAATCGTTCTGGTAGAACCGCAATTGCCGGAGAATATCGGCATGGTGGCGCGCGCCATGGCCAATTTCGGACTGGCAGAACTACGTCTGGTCAATCCCCGCGAGGAATTCCCGAGCGAGAAGGCGAGGGCCGCGGCGAGCAAGGCCGATCATGTGATCGACAATGCTGTGGTTTATGACGACCTGCCTTCCGCTATCGCTGACCTCAATTTCGTCTATGCAACGACGGCTCGCGAACGCGACGGTTTCAAGCAGGTTCGCAGTGCCGTGGAAGCCGGTGGCGAGCTGCGCCGTCGTTTTAGAACTGGGGAGAAGACCGGTATCCTGTTTGGCCGCGAACGCTTCGGCCTCAGCAACGAGGAAGTGGGACTTGCGGACGAACTGGTGACATTCCCGGTCAACCCAGCCTTTGCATCGCTGAATATCGCGCAAGCTGTCCTGCTCATGTCCTATGAGTGGATGAAATCGGGGCTTGAGAACGAAACGGAGACGGTATTCCGTGGGCCGGAACTTGAGCTGGCGCCGAAGCAGGAATTGCAGGGACTCTTCAACCATCTCGAAGAAGCCCTTGATGTGCGCGGCTATTTCCGCCCGGAAGCCCGCAAGGAAATCATGGTCAATAATCTGCGGGCAGTGCTGACCCGCGCCGGTTTCGCATCAGCAGAGCTGAAACTTCTGCGCGGCGTCATCACGTCGCTCGATGTGTTCTCGCCGAAAAAGCCACGTGGTTCTGGTGCTCCGGATGGGCGTGCGCGCAAGCCCGCGACCGAGGCTCCGGCAACAAAGGACAAGGATGAATGA
- a CDS encoding aldo/keto reductase — protein sequence MTGTIPRITLPSGQMVPALGQGTWYMGEDSAQRRYEIEALRSGINLGMTLIDTAEMYADGEAEDVVGEAVSGRRDDVFLVSKVLPFNASRKGTIEACERSLKRLRTERIDLYLLHWRGRYPLEETVAAFEQLKHAGKIASWGVSNFDTDDMKELASVASGMDVATNQILYNLTRRGPEFDLMPWCAERKIPLMAYSPIEQGRLLDDPVLTEIAGQTGGTPASVALAWTMRGGNVIAIPKSSNLHHVQDNRKAAELRLSNDQLKRLDQTFSPPSRKTALEML from the coding sequence ATGACCGGAACCATACCAAGGATTACTCTTCCATCGGGACAGATGGTTCCGGCGCTCGGGCAGGGCACCTGGTATATGGGCGAGGACAGCGCACAACGCCGCTATGAAATCGAAGCGCTGAGGAGTGGTATCAATCTGGGAATGACGCTGATCGATACGGCGGAAATGTATGCAGACGGCGAGGCGGAGGACGTCGTTGGGGAAGCGGTCTCAGGTCGGCGGGACGATGTATTCCTCGTCAGCAAGGTTCTGCCGTTCAACGCGTCACGGAAGGGTACCATCGAGGCCTGTGAACGAAGCCTGAAGCGGCTCCGTACCGAGCGTATCGATCTCTACCTTCTGCATTGGCGTGGGCGCTATCCACTGGAAGAGACTGTCGCGGCTTTCGAACAGCTGAAACATGCAGGCAAGATCGCGAGCTGGGGCGTCAGCAATTTCGACACGGACGACATGAAAGAACTTGCCAGTGTGGCGAGCGGCATGGATGTCGCGACGAACCAGATACTCTATAATTTGACGCGGCGTGGACCCGAATTCGACCTGATGCCGTGGTGTGCAGAGCGAAAAATTCCGCTGATGGCTTATTCGCCAATTGAACAGGGACGATTGCTGGATGATCCCGTCTTGACCGAAATTGCGGGTCAGACAGGCGGTACGCCAGCTTCGGTCGCGCTTGCCTGGACGATGCGCGGCGGCAATGTCATCGCAATTCCAAAGTCGTCCAACCTGCATCATGTCCAGGATAACAGAAAAGCTGCTGAGTTGCGGCTTTCCAACGATCAGTTGAAACGTCTGGACCAGACTTTCTCGCCGCCGTCCCGAAAGACGGCGCTGGAAATGCTGTAA